Proteins encoded in a region of the Pelmatolapia mariae isolate MD_Pm_ZW linkage group LG6, Pm_UMD_F_2, whole genome shotgun sequence genome:
- the LOC134628430 gene encoding B-cell receptor CD22-like, with the protein MSATAAARIEFVFVLLLTASAVLGQNGWSVTYTSTHICALKKSTVDIGCRYSYPSTRHNINTAVQKKLWFIKNKDEPLDLKTYLRRAEYRFHENDCTLRITDLRERDSAEYKFRFVTNQPDGSYTGSPGVTLTVTDLQVKVRRLLSHTELQCHSSCDVIDPPSYVWYKNGQKIKEETSSLRVSVGGDDSSYSCAVKGHEGYRSVAVFSPKLYYVLVNPSAEAEEGTSVSLNCGFNANPAANYSWYKGNIQTRISEGTVLDFLSIQPSDSGEYYCTAENELGRSASQSIFINVKYAPKPVNVSVTPPGEIVEGNLVTLTCSSDANPAAKYTWYKGNNNKPLSVDTQLVFTSIQRSESGEYHCRAKNGVGATSDSISIHVKYPPKFVSVSVSPSNEISEGSSVTLTCSSDANPAANHFWYKDGDQTPLSSERQLSITSIQSFDSGEYVCAAENHLGRTTSESIFIVVIYAPKSLCVSVSPSGEIQEGNSVNLMCSSDANPAANYTWYKENSQTPLVVEPQLSFISIQPTDSGEYYCQAVNKVNTSTPKYISIHVTYAPRPLSMSVSPSGEIVEGSSVNLTCSSDANPATNYTWYKTNNQTPLIKEPQLIFSSIQPSDSGEYYCTAENKLGVSSPTYNISINVTYAPKLPSVSVSPSAEIVEGSSVTLTCSSDANPAANYTWYKEDEASPKTSGQNFTITDFRPEHSGSYYCVAQNTRGHHYSTLQLTVVSRAWKLTAVIVPAILLGLILLYSVILWIIKNRSSKQQQPEPREEPDSSEQTPSCNPPPPHLCLSHVTQSSNQACIFITTTSL; encoded by the exons ATGAGTGCAACTGCAGCAGCAAGGATTGAATTTGTATTTGTACTGCTTCTCACTGCATCAG CGGTACTGGGTCAGAATGGTTGGTCAGTGACTTACACTTCCACTCACATCTGCGCCTTGAAAAAATCAACAGTGGACATAGGCTGCAGATACAGTTACCCTTCTACAAGACACAATATAAatactgcagttcaaaaaaaacTTTGGTTTATAAAAAACAAGGATGAACCGTTGGATCTGAAAACATACTTGCGCCGAGCGGAGTACCGCTTTCATGAGAACGACTGCACTCTGAGGATCACagacctgagagagagagactcagCAGAGTACAAGTTCAGATTCGTAACAAATCAGCCTGATGGAAGTTATACTGGCTCACCTGGAGTCACTTTGACTGTCACAG ACCTGCAGGTGAAGGTGAGAAGATTGTTAAGCCACACAGAGCTGCAGTGTCACAGCAGCTGTGATGTAATTGATCCTCCATCATATGTTTGGTACAAAAATGGACagaaaataaaggaagaaaCATCTTCTCTGAGAGTCTCTGTTGGAGGTGATGACAGCAGCTATTCCTGTGCTGTTAAAGGACATGAGGGTTACCGCTCTGTTGCAGTGT TTTCTCCAAAGCTTTACTATGTGTTAGTGAATCCTTCTGCTGAAGCAGAGGAGGGAACTTCAGTGTCTCTAAACTGTGGCTTTAATGCAAACCCAGCGGCTAATTACAGCTGGTACAAGGGAAACATCCAAACACGTATCAGTGAAGGAACGGTCCTCGACTTTTTGTCTATCCAGCCCTCTGACTCTGGAGAATATTACTGCACAGCTGAGAATGAGCTGGGGAGGAGTGCATCTCAGTCCATCTTTATTAACGTGAAAT ATGCTCCAAAACCTGTTAATGTGTCAGTGACTCCCCCTGGTGAGATAGTGGAGGGCAATTTAGTAACTCTGACTTGTAGCAGTGATGCTAACCCAGCAGCTAAATACACCTGGTACAAGGGGAATAACAATAAACCTCTAAGTGTAGACACACAGCTTGTCTTCACCTCAATCCAGCGATCAGAATCTGGAGAGTATCATTGCAGAGCTAAAAACGGAGTGGGGGCGACATCTGACTCCATCTCTATTCATGTGAAAT atCCCCCAAAGTTTGTCTCAGTATCAGTGAGTCCTTCTAATGAAATCAGTGAGGGGAGCTCAGTAACTCTCACTTGTAGCAGTGatgctaatccagcagctaaccACTTCTGGTACAAGGATGGTGATCAAACACCTCTCAGTAGTGAACGACAGCTCTCCATCACCTCCATCCAGTCCTTTGACTCTGGAGAGTATGTCTGTGCAGCTGAGAACCACCTGGGGAGGACGACATCTGAATCTATCTTTATTGTTGTGATAT ATGCTCCaaagtctctctgtgtgtcagtCAGTCCCTCTGGTGAAATCCAGGAGGGCAATTCAGTGAATCTGATGTGTAGCAGTGATGCTAACCCAGCAGCTAATTACACCTGGTACAAGGAGAATAGCCAAACACCTCTCGTTGTAGAACCACAGCTCTCCTTTATCTCCATACAGCCGACTGATTCTGGAGAATATTACTGCCAGGCTGTAAACAAAGTGAATACTTCCACACCTAAATACATCTCTATCCATGTGACAT ATGCGCCAAGGCCTCTCTCTATGTCAGTGAGTCCCTCTGGTGAGATAGTGGAGGGCAGTTCAGTGAATCTGACCTGCAGCAGTGATGCTAACCCGGCAACTAATTACACCTGGTATAAGACGAACAATCAAACCCCTCTCATTAAAGAACCACAGCTCATCTTCAGCTCCATCCAGCCCTCTGACTCTGGGGAATATTACTGTACGGCTGAGAACAAGCTGGGGGTCTCATCACCAACATACAACATCTCTATTAATGTGACAT ATGCTCCAAAGCTTCCCTCTGTGTCAGTGAGTCCCTCTGCTGAGATAGTGGAGGGcagttcagtgactctgacctgtAGCAGTGATGCTAACCCAGCAGCTAATTACACCTGGTACAAGGAGGATGAAGCCTCACCTAAAACATCAGGACAGAACTTCACTATCACTGACTTCAGACCTGAACACAGTGGGAGTTATTACTGTGTTGCACAGAACACCAGAGGGCATCATTACTCCACCTTACAGCTGACTGTTGTATCAA GAGCATGGAAATTAACAGCTGTCATAGTCCCTGCTATTCTTCTGGGTCTTATACTCTTATACTCAGTCATCCTGTGGATCAT AAAAAACAGATCCtccaagcagcagcagcctgagccTAGAGAGGAACCGGATTCCAGTGAACAG ACTCCTTcgtgcaacccacctcctccccatctctGCCTCTCCCATGTTACCCAGAGCTCCAATCAAGCCTGCATTttcatcaccaccaccagcctCTAG